In Syntrophomonas wolfei subsp. wolfei str. Goettingen G311, a single window of DNA contains:
- a CDS encoding helix-turn-helix domain-containing protein: MNIFYENERQYYSAIRRKKKIKLRQIAEELKVSVPLLSMWESNKTNMSLQNVTHYKQIIDNK; encoded by the coding sequence ATGAATATTTTTTATGAAAATGAACGGCAATATTATTCTGCTATTCGCAGAAAGAAGAAAATCAAATTACGACAAATTGCTGAAGAACTCAAAGTAAGTGTCCCACTTTTATCAATGTGGGAATCAAACAAAACAAATATGAGTTTACAGAATGTCACACATTACAAGCAAATTATAGATAACAAATGA
- the thrC gene encoding threonine synthase, which translates to MKYESSRGKYHSVTAAEAIKMGISPDGGLFVPESIPHLDDKQLTAMASSSYQEKAFHIIRQFLSDFSDDEIKSCINGAYNQKSFDNERIAPLVKLDTGVYIQELWHGPTAAFKDMALQMLPHLLTISAHKTGEKAEIVILVATSGDTGKAALEGFKDVEGTKIIVFYPDEGVSEIQKRQMLTQEGNNVYVAAVSGNFDDAQNGVKRIFANEEFAARLLQNGQKLSSANSINWGRLLPQIVYYVAAYLDLKAAGIVEEAQSVNIVVPTGNFGNILAAYYASRMGIPIKRLICASNANNILTDFIHSGIYDRQRKFEKTISPSMDILISSNLERLLFEVTGHNASRVAAWMEDLKDRGRYEVDAVTRDAVQDIFWADFCSDEETLTAIRQTWREHSYLLDTHTAVAVNVYQKYRSETGDNTISIIASTASPFKFANSVAQAVLEPELLQGKDEFELMNLLSQYTGIAIPVGLKELDRREIRHHSVCSQQGMEEMVMSFLQLV; encoded by the coding sequence GTGAAATATGAAAGTAGTCGAGGAAAATATCATTCCGTCACCGCTGCAGAGGCCATAAAAATGGGGATTAGCCCGGATGGAGGTCTTTTTGTTCCTGAATCTATTCCCCATCTGGATGACAAGCAATTAACTGCCATGGCCAGTAGTTCATACCAGGAAAAAGCTTTTCATATTATCAGGCAGTTTTTGAGTGATTTTAGTGATGATGAGATTAAGAGCTGCATTAATGGAGCTTATAATCAGAAAAGTTTTGATAACGAGAGAATAGCACCTTTGGTAAAACTTGATACAGGAGTATATATTCAAGAACTGTGGCATGGCCCTACCGCTGCCTTCAAGGATATGGCCTTGCAGATGCTGCCGCACCTTTTGACCATCAGTGCTCATAAAACGGGAGAAAAGGCGGAAATAGTCATCCTGGTGGCTACCTCTGGAGATACCGGTAAGGCGGCTTTGGAAGGATTTAAAGATGTAGAAGGAACAAAGATTATTGTCTTTTATCCGGATGAGGGTGTCAGTGAAATACAAAAGCGCCAAATGCTGACCCAGGAAGGCAATAATGTCTATGTGGCTGCAGTTAGCGGCAATTTTGACGATGCCCAGAACGGAGTTAAAAGGATATTTGCTAATGAAGAATTTGCCGCCCGGCTGCTGCAAAACGGGCAGAAGTTGTCATCAGCCAACTCCATTAATTGGGGGCGTTTATTGCCCCAAATTGTTTACTATGTGGCGGCCTATCTTGATTTGAAGGCTGCTGGGATAGTTGAAGAAGCTCAATCAGTAAATATAGTGGTGCCCACGGGAAATTTCGGTAATATCCTGGCGGCTTATTATGCCTCCCGGATGGGGATTCCAATAAAAAGGTTGATCTGCGCATCAAATGCTAATAATATCTTGACTGATTTTATCCACAGTGGCATCTATGACCGCCAGCGCAAGTTTGAAAAGACTATATCCCCTTCTATGGACATTCTTATCTCCTCCAACCTGGAAAGGCTTTTATTTGAAGTTACCGGTCACAATGCCAGTCGAGTTGCTGCCTGGATGGAAGACTTGAAGGATAGGGGAAGATACGAAGTAGATGCTGTTACTCGCGATGCCGTACAGGACATTTTCTGGGCGGATTTTTGCTCCGACGAAGAGACCCTTACTGCTATCCGCCAGACCTGGAGGGAACATAGCTATTTACTGGATACCCATACGGCCGTGGCAGTAAATGTTTATCAAAAATACCGCTCTGAAACCGGGGATAATACTATAAGTATTATTGCCTCTACCGCCAGCCCCTTTAAATTTGCCAACAGCGTGGCTCAGGCTGTTTTGGAGCCTGAATTGCTGCAGGGCAAGGATGAATTTGAATTAATGAACTTACTCTCGCAGTATACCGGTATAGCTATACCGGTAGGGTTGAAAGAGCTGGATAGAAGGGAAATCAGACATCACAGCGTCTGCTCCCAGCAGGGGATGGAAGAAATGGTTATGTCCTTTTTGCAGCTGGTATAA
- a CDS encoding phage portal protein, whose amino-acid sequence MNLQDYVNKYYDSDDKWFMQFTSEYGNWERIANIINIKEYLNGKHAILNRGVEMWNGKEFHPRTIVLNYAKTILNFSTSYLLKNPVTISGDEESVSIMKEIYKKGNYNKIDWDILDKVCKYGSIAEYVYIDKNGEIQSKLINPEDSFPVYNDENEYIGFVEHYTSINGISYWNVFDENTVKKYDDFGGEVTFRGEFHNPSGLPIIYKNKNEMDETAGRSDLEDYVNIIDNLEDLISKYTDSIYKFVNPIPVVVGQKLGIGKNGEGAIPANLVGSGINLDDGGSFGFANGQLDYKSFESVWKILYNSLLQISSVPAVSMGVQDVSNLSEVSIKLMFSLADLRAGMNEMYMREGMEFRFKAIESLLKAKGIVINSDALDVVFEYSRPMNRTDIINDLETLRGIGAISLQSTLEQCPMVYDVATELDRIKAEGSNVGSEDDNGE is encoded by the coding sequence GTGAATTTACAAGATTATGTAAATAAGTATTATGATAGTGATGACAAATGGTTTATGCAATTTACTTCAGAATATGGTAATTGGGAACGGATAGCAAATATTATTAATATTAAAGAATACTTGAACGGCAAACACGCTATTTTAAATAGAGGTGTGGAGATGTGGAACGGTAAGGAGTTTCATCCTAGAACAATAGTTTTAAATTATGCTAAAACGATATTGAATTTTAGTACAAGTTATTTGCTGAAAAATCCGGTAACTATATCAGGTGATGAAGAATCTGTATCTATTATGAAAGAAATTTATAAAAAAGGAAATTATAATAAAATAGATTGGGATATATTAGATAAAGTATGTAAGTACGGTAGTATTGCTGAATACGTTTACATTGATAAGAACGGGGAAATACAGAGTAAGTTGATTAATCCTGAAGATAGTTTTCCAGTTTATAATGATGAAAATGAATATATCGGATTTGTAGAGCATTATACTTCAATTAATGGAATAAGTTACTGGAATGTATTTGATGAGAATACAGTCAAAAAATATGATGATTTTGGCGGAGAAGTGACATTCAGAGGGGAATTTCATAATCCTAGTGGATTACCGATTATTTATAAGAATAAAAATGAAATGGACGAAACAGCAGGTAGAAGTGATTTGGAGGATTATGTAAATATTATTGATAACCTGGAAGATTTGATTAGTAAATACACTGATAGTATTTATAAATTCGTGAATCCTATTCCAGTAGTGGTAGGCCAGAAATTAGGTATTGGTAAAAACGGAGAAGGTGCTATTCCTGCTAATCTTGTGGGAAGTGGTATTAATTTAGATGATGGTGGTTCTTTTGGATTTGCTAATGGACAATTGGATTATAAGAGTTTTGAAAGCGTATGGAAAATTCTTTATAATAGTTTATTGCAAATATCAAGTGTCCCTGCGGTAAGTATGGGGGTACAAGATGTAAGTAATTTAAGTGAGGTAAGTATTAAATTAATGTTTTCTTTGGCTGATCTTAGAGCAGGTATGAATGAAATGTATATGAGAGAAGGAATGGAGTTTAGATTTAAGGCGATTGAATCATTACTTAAAGCAAAAGGTATAGTGATTAATTCTGATGCTTTAGACGTTGTATTTGAGTACAGTAGGCCAATGAATAGAACAGATATTATTAATGATTTAGAAACTTTAAGGGGAATAGGTGCTATTAGTTTACAGAGTACATTGGAACAGTGTCCTATGGTTTATGATGTGGCAACAGAATTAGATAGAATTAAAGCAGAAGGTAGTAATGTTGGTAGTGAGGATGATAATGGGGAATAG
- a CDS encoding tyrosine-type recombinase/integrase — translation MSVADDSLVFTDKHGKPINRNNLGHRYSNLTAKYGFNGMTFHHLRHTHATILLSAGANINEVSERLGHKDASITLKIYGHVLPGRDQSLADKFDTLVFEPEQKVQI, via the coding sequence ATATCGGTAGCGGATGATTCTCTGGTGTTTACAGATAAACATGGCAAGCCTATCAATCGGAATAACCTGGGGCATAGATATTCAAATCTAACCGCTAAATACGGCTTCAATGGCATGACATTCCACCACTTAAGGCATACCCACGCTACAATATTACTTTCTGCCGGTGCAAACATAAATGAAGTGTCGGAAAGACTTGGGCATAAAGATGCAAGCATTACATTAAAAATTTATGGCCATGTACTGCCCGGAAGAGATCAAAGCCTTGCAGATAAGTTTGATACACTGGTTTTTGAGCCAGAACAGAAAGTGCAAATTTAG
- a CDS encoding nucleotidyltransferase family protein: MSMTLNDLRKEREHIKKIAQKHGAGNIRVFGSISRGEEGPDSDIDFLVDFEDERSLFDLVGLKLELEELLGHKVDLVTERAMHRLISAKVKKEAVPL; this comes from the coding sequence ATGAGTATGACTTTGAATGATTTAAGAAAAGAGCGCGAGCATATAAAGAAAATTGCCCAGAAACATGGTGCCGGAAATATACGAGTCTTCGGATCTATTTCTCGCGGGGAAGAAGGACCGGACAGTGACATTGATTTTCTCGTTGATTTTGAAGATGAACGAAGTCTTTTTGATCTGGTGGGGCTTAAGCTGGAACTTGAAGAATTACTAGGCCATAAAGTTGATCTGGTGACCGAAAGAGCTATGCATCGTTTGATTTCCGCCAAGGTAAAGAAGGAGGCAGTTCCGCTATGA
- a CDS encoding terminase large subunit domain-containing protein, with product MKKETKLEKINNDFFLWAKNFIKIIDNNGNLVKFVPNEQQVDFFNNMDKFNIIAKSRQLGFSSLAIIYSLWIACTKPNTNCLMVSYNVESTQALFEKMKQIYSDIPDKYKPAEKRNNRMELYLENGSRIMVKTAGVKSLGRGMNLQYIHLSEFAFYPDDQQKDALVSLEQALAKNMDSKIVIETTSNGYNYYQKLFTNAYKSKQSKYKAFFYPWTSSATANQFKHELNIAEDWFKVNNHNHRLTPEQLDIDELPLYNAKVSLKMIMWRRWKLQDMTLEDFQQEFPFTPEESFRATSRSIFNEQAINNRVTNLIPPLRKDELNITLPDTLARYYGKGFFMFKNIKPNQRYYAGIDTASGSGGDNSAISVFNSDGEQVAVFYDNKIPIYKFSDVVYDLGMMFNYAFLVVEKNSFGQSVIEKLRAERQYLNMYKMKTFDDRGKRKYTIGWITTSASKPRLVQDFKEQFEKNLILINDISTLDEMKIFIEADGKTSNKRGDGTNHDDLVIASALAIQGMKCGKWYL from the coding sequence ATGAAAAAAGAAACCAAGTTAGAGAAAATTAATAATGACTTTTTTCTTTGGGCAAAAAACTTTATTAAGATTATTGATAACAATGGTAATTTGGTAAAGTTTGTACCCAATGAGCAACAGGTGGACTTCTTTAATAATATGGATAAATTTAATATAATCGCTAAAAGCAGACAGTTAGGATTTTCCAGTTTAGCGATTATTTATTCTTTGTGGATTGCTTGCACTAAGCCAAATACCAATTGTCTGATGGTAAGTTACAATGTTGAAAGTACACAAGCACTCTTTGAAAAAATGAAACAGATTTATTCTGATATACCAGATAAGTATAAACCAGCAGAAAAGCGTAATAACCGTATGGAATTATATTTAGAAAATGGTTCAAGGATTATGGTTAAGACCGCAGGAGTAAAATCACTTGGTAGAGGAATGAATCTGCAATATATCCATTTATCAGAGTTTGCATTTTATCCAGATGACCAACAGAAGGATGCTTTAGTATCGTTGGAGCAAGCACTGGCTAAAAATATGGATAGTAAGATAGTAATTGAAACAACTAGTAACGGATATAATTACTATCAAAAATTATTTACCAATGCTTATAAGAGTAAACAATCTAAGTATAAAGCGTTTTTCTATCCTTGGACAAGTAGTGCTACTGCTAATCAATTCAAACATGAATTAAACATAGCAGAAGATTGGTTTAAGGTTAATAATCATAATCATAGATTAACCCCTGAACAATTGGATATAGATGAATTGCCATTATATAATGCTAAAGTTAGTTTGAAAATGATTATGTGGAGAAGATGGAAGTTGCAGGATATGACATTAGAGGATTTCCAGCAAGAATTTCCTTTTACTCCTGAAGAATCATTTAGAGCAACAAGCAGAAGTATCTTTAATGAACAAGCAATAAACAATAGAGTGACGAATTTAATACCACCATTGCGAAAAGATGAATTAAATATTACCCTCCCTGATACCCTTGCTAGATATTACGGTAAGGGTTTTTTTATGTTTAAAAATATTAAACCAAACCAGAGATATTATGCAGGGATTGATACCGCAAGTGGTAGTGGTGGTGATAATTCTGCAATTAGTGTATTTAATTCTGATGGTGAGCAAGTAGCAGTATTCTATGATAATAAAATACCTATATATAAATTTAGTGATGTTGTGTATGACTTAGGAATGATGTTTAATTATGCTTTTCTAGTAGTTGAGAAGAATAGTTTTGGTCAATCAGTGATAGAAAAATTGAGGGCTGAAAGGCAATATCTAAATATGTATAAAATGAAAACCTTTGATGATCGGGGTAAGAGAAAATATACTATTGGCTGGATAACTACCAGTGCAAGTAAACCTAGATTAGTACAGGATTTTAAAGAACAATTTGAAAAGAATTTAATTCTTATTAATGATATATCAACACTAGACGAAATGAAAATATTTATTGAAGCAGATGGTAAAACATCAAATAAGCGTGGAGACGGAACTAATCACGATGATTTGGTAATTGCTTCTGCTTTAGCAATACAAGGTATGAAGTGCGGAAAATGGTATTTGTAG
- a CDS encoding NAD(P)/FAD-dependent oxidoreductase produces MQNEFYDITILGCGPAGLSAAINATIRNKKVLIIGAEICSPPLHKAQKIDNYLGVPGVRGEELLARFMEHALDMGIEIISTKAEAINEAEGVYNILVKEEMVKSKAIIIATGIPYKPTLPREEDMLGRGLGYCATCDGPIYRGKDVLLIAHSSEAESEANYMAEICRKVYYLPLYQETMELDPRIEIINGKPGEIIGSDFVQGLKLKDGSEIRVEGLFVLGGETAPDRLIPGLEISNKHIKVNRQQETNLPGVFAAGDCTGPPYQVAKSVGEGQVAGLNASKYVGRK; encoded by the coding sequence ATGCAAAACGAATTTTACGATATAACTATACTGGGATGTGGCCCGGCGGGCTTATCTGCAGCTATAAATGCGACCATACGAAACAAAAAAGTACTGATAATTGGGGCGGAGATATGCAGCCCGCCCTTACACAAGGCCCAGAAGATTGACAATTACCTGGGTGTTCCTGGAGTCAGAGGAGAAGAACTGCTAGCCCGCTTTATGGAACATGCTCTGGATATGGGTATTGAAATCATCAGCACTAAGGCAGAAGCCATAAATGAAGCTGAGGGAGTATATAATATACTGGTCAAGGAAGAAATGGTAAAGAGCAAGGCCATTATCATAGCCACGGGCATCCCCTATAAACCTACGCTGCCCCGGGAGGAAGATATGCTGGGTCGGGGATTGGGCTACTGTGCTACCTGCGATGGTCCCATTTATCGGGGTAAGGATGTACTGTTAATAGCACACAGCAGTGAAGCGGAAAGTGAAGCCAACTATATGGCGGAGATCTGCCGGAAGGTTTATTATTTACCTCTCTACCAGGAAACAATGGAACTCGACCCCAGAATAGAGATTATAAACGGAAAACCAGGGGAAATTATTGGCTCTGACTTTGTTCAAGGATTAAAATTAAAAGATGGTAGTGAAATAAGAGTTGAAGGTTTATTTGTTTTGGGCGGAGAAACGGCCCCTGATCGCTTAATTCCTGGCTTGGAGATAAGCAATAAACACATAAAGGTTAACCGGCAACAGGAAACCAATCTTCCTGGAGTATTTGCTGCCGGGGATTGTACCGGTCCTCCCTACCAGGTGGCGAAGTCAGTAGGAGAAGGACAGGTAGCTGGCCTCAATGCCAGCAAATATGTGGGTAGGAAATAA
- a CDS encoding DUF5309 domain-containing protein, whose protein sequence is MIKTTNFTDLENINLTKEISLVSPMDCPLTTIIMGKGYDTTGSKIVTWREKTLDNTEDISQVEGSTTNTFQSSARAEKSNVCEIFKKATSISGTADASSITGVSNLFAEEINDRLIEMKVNIEKKLINGTKDDGSTSPYVRKMDGLLAFALPENIVKSPTITEPKIKETVKKLWDAGMSSGTYIAMVNADLKEDIDALYANKYSYIAQESLFGLIVSSIQTNYGTIKLVLNRHMPTDKMVVFDPAFVKISYLRQPHFELLAKTGDSINGHVIAEMTLKMLNQKAIAVFEIDVVAPILSGATIDDTKKIVTITMSEKISNATASIAALKEKVTVATDGTTFAALGASDKVAITNGKLVVTFNSALSTATNKIKVGADALKDSAGNKNAEFTTDAIDATV, encoded by the coding sequence ATGATAAAAACGACTAACTTTACTGATTTAGAAAACATCAACTTAACTAAAGAAATTTCTTTGGTTAGCCCGATGGATTGTCCATTAACAACTATTATTATGGGTAAAGGGTATGATACTACCGGAAGTAAGATTGTAACTTGGAGAGAGAAAACTCTTGATAATACAGAAGATATTTCTCAGGTTGAAGGTTCTACTACTAATACCTTCCAATCTTCTGCAAGGGCAGAAAAAAGTAATGTTTGTGAAATCTTTAAAAAAGCAACTTCAATAAGTGGTACTGCCGATGCTTCTAGCATTACTGGTGTATCAAATCTTTTTGCAGAAGAAATTAATGATCGTCTAATTGAGATGAAAGTAAATATTGAAAAGAAACTTATAAATGGAACTAAAGATGATGGTTCTACATCTCCCTATGTCCGTAAAATGGACGGTTTGCTTGCTTTTGCACTTCCTGAAAATATAGTTAAAAGTCCTACTATTACAGAACCTAAAATTAAAGAAACTGTAAAGAAATTATGGGATGCAGGGATGTCTTCGGGAACTTATATCGCTATGGTAAATGCTGATTTGAAGGAAGATATTGATGCTCTCTATGCTAATAAATATTCCTATATTGCTCAAGAATCTTTGTTTGGTTTAATTGTTTCTAGTATCCAGACAAATTATGGAACTATTAAACTGGTATTAAATAGACATATGCCTACTGATAAAATGGTTGTATTCGATCCCGCTTTTGTCAAAATATCTTATCTAAGACAACCGCATTTTGAATTGCTTGCAAAAACTGGTGATAGTATAAACGGGCATGTAATTGCTGAAATGACCTTGAAGATGCTAAACCAAAAAGCCATTGCAGTATTTGAGATTGATGTAGTTGCTCCTATATTATCCGGTGCAACCATTGACGATACTAAGAAAATAGTAACAATTACCATGAGTGAAAAAATAAGTAACGCAACTGCTTCTATTGCAGCCCTAAAAGAAAAAGTAACTGTAGCAACTGATGGAACTACATTTGCAGCCCTGGGTGCTAGTGATAAAGTTGCTATTACTAACGGAAAACTGGTAGTAACATTTAATTCTGCACTAAGTACCGCAACCAATAAGATTAAAGTTGGTGCTGATGCTCTTAAGGATAGTGCTGGAAACAAGAACGCTGAATTTACCACTGATGCTATTGATGCAACGGTTTAG
- a CDS encoding cofactor-independent phosphoglycerate mutase, with protein MKYLVILGDGMADYIIPELGDKTPLQYAHTPYIDSLAQKAVIGQVNTIPPGFPPGSDVANLSVMGYDPCRYYTGRSPLEAVSMGVEMGDEDLALRCNLVSLSAEAEYSERKMLDYSAGEIDTQDSAILLQLLEKELGSDSFHFYPGISYRHLLLWKNGLGREIILTPPHDISGRPIKDYLPQGRDSAPLLEIMRKSSLILQQHPLYRSRLEAGHNPATSVWFWGEGSKPSLPSFQEKFALHGSVVAAVDLVKGLGISAGLKPVSVAGATGGIVTNFAGKARAALDELKQGQDFVYLHIESPDEAGHQGSLEKKIWSIEQLDKEVVSLVVKDMDEFEELRVLILPDHPTPLSIQTHSSEPVPFLFFDKNHPQENPAAVYDEINGSQGMIFEQGHELMDFFIRGKL; from the coding sequence TTGAAATACTTGGTAATCCTGGGAGACGGGATGGCTGATTATATTATTCCCGAACTAGGGGATAAAACCCCCTTGCAATATGCCCATACCCCGTATATAGATTCGCTGGCCCAAAAAGCCGTTATCGGCCAGGTCAATACCATTCCGCCAGGTTTTCCCCCGGGAAGCGATGTGGCTAATCTCTCAGTAATGGGTTATGATCCCTGCCGTTATTATACAGGAAGATCCCCCCTGGAAGCAGTAAGCATGGGGGTGGAAATGGGGGATGAAGACCTGGCTTTACGCTGCAACCTGGTAAGTTTGTCAGCCGAAGCAGAATATAGTGAGCGCAAGATGCTCGATTACAGTGCGGGTGAAATAGATACCCAGGATTCTGCCATACTGTTGCAGCTCCTGGAAAAAGAATTAGGCAGCGATAGTTTTCATTTTTATCCCGGTATCAGTTACCGACACTTACTGCTATGGAAAAACGGGTTAGGCCGGGAAATAATCTTAACTCCCCCCCATGATATTTCCGGACGCCCAATTAAAGACTACCTGCCTCAGGGACGCGATTCCGCCCCTCTCCTGGAAATAATGAGAAAAAGCTCTCTTATCCTGCAGCAGCATCCCCTATACCGGTCTCGCCTGGAGGCTGGACATAATCCGGCTACTTCGGTCTGGTTCTGGGGGGAAGGGAGTAAACCTTCACTACCGAGCTTTCAAGAGAAATTCGCTCTTCATGGCTCAGTAGTAGCAGCAGTAGACCTGGTAAAAGGATTGGGCATTTCCGCCGGGCTTAAACCGGTATCGGTAGCAGGAGCCACCGGTGGCATAGTAACCAATTTTGCCGGTAAGGCCAGAGCCGCTTTAGACGAATTGAAACAAGGACAGGATTTTGTCTATTTGCATATCGAATCACCTGATGAAGCCGGACACCAGGGTAGTCTGGAGAAAAAAATCTGGAGCATTGAGCAGCTCGATAAAGAGGTGGTGTCTCTGGTAGTAAAAGATATGGATGAATTCGAGGAACTGCGGGTATTGATTCTACCGGATCACCCCACTCCCCTGTCCATCCAGACCCACTCATCCGAACCCGTACCTTTCCTGTTTTTTGACAAGAACCATCCGCAGGAAAATCCAGCGGCGGTTTATGATGAAATTAATGGCAGTCAGGGTATGATTTTTGAGCAGGGCCATGAGCTCATGGATTTTTTTATTCGCGGGAAATTATAA
- a CDS encoding DUF86 domain-containing protein, producing the protein MKDDSVYLIHVLECIKQIEEYTINGREEFMNSRLIQDAVIRNIEIIGEATKQVSPGLRRQHPEIPWKEMAGMRDVLIHDYMGVDLPNRMECGSSQFS; encoded by the coding sequence ATGAAGGATGATAGCGTGTATCTTATCCATGTTCTCGAATGCATTAAGCAGATTGAAGAATATACGATCAATGGCCGTGAAGAGTTTATGAACTCTCGGTTAATTCAGGATGCGGTTATTCGAAACATAGAAATCATAGGTGAGGCAACTAAACAGGTCTCCCCTGGATTGCGCAGGCAACATCCGGAAATTCCATGGAAGGAAATGGCTGGTATGCGGGATGTGCTGATTCACGATTATATGGGGGTAGATCTGCCAAATCGTATGGAATGTGGTAGCTCGCAATTTAGCTGA
- a CDS encoding Ig-like domain-containing protein encodes MFNYFQLNDPKDFKHLLNMAGQDILINGKPARALITNTNLTESKDNRNITTLENIESGYLIDYDDGKWLVISEVSGKRYNKYKGIMQKCHNTLTVNIAGILHRVPYVVTNKVNLNIDVTYYLTVLENEIYILVANNTINSNIQLNDIYKIGRFNYKVISMDDISRPGLLLMKMKYSEEGQVLPNYSITILNGDTLTTDTATPVQLNVEQKDGETVLTNPLPMVFTSSDISIATVDSTGMVTPVSVGNVTITVSFESDTTVNDSIVITVEEVEVPETYTLELIGDTEIKQNQTKTYTAVKKNGLGDIVEGATFDFSIDPETTPADKYTLTVLDNTQCSIKANGATYYINLIATDRTDNSLTVSKRIWLKPLF; translated from the coding sequence TTGTTTAATTACTTTCAATTAAATGATCCTAAAGATTTTAAACACCTTCTTAATATGGCAGGACAAGATATTTTAATAAATGGTAAACCTGCTAGAGCATTGATAACTAACACAAATTTAACTGAATCTAAAGATAATAGAAATATAACCACACTTGAAAATATAGAAAGTGGCTATTTGATTGATTATGATGATGGGAAATGGCTAGTTATCAGTGAAGTTAGTGGTAAACGATATAATAAATATAAAGGTATTATGCAGAAGTGTCATAATACTCTAACTGTAAATATTGCAGGAATCCTACATCGTGTGCCTTATGTCGTAACAAACAAGGTTAATCTAAATATTGATGTAACATACTATTTGACTGTTTTAGAAAATGAAATTTATATTTTGGTGGCTAATAACACTATTAATTCTAATATTCAACTGAATGACATTTATAAGATTGGCAGATTTAACTATAAGGTAATAAGCATGGATGATATTAGTAGACCTGGATTATTACTTATGAAAATGAAATATTCTGAAGAAGGGCAAGTGCTTCCTAATTATTCCATAACCATCTTGAATGGGGATACTTTAACAACTGATACTGCTACTCCTGTTCAACTAAATGTAGAACAAAAAGATGGGGAAACGGTTTTAACTAATCCATTACCAATGGTTTTTACAAGTTCAGATATTTCTATTGCAACGGTTGATTCTACTGGAATGGTTACACCTGTATCAGTCGGTAATGTGACAATAACCGTTTCCTTTGAATCAGATACAACTGTCAATGATTCTATTGTAATTACAGTTGAAGAAGTGGAAGTGCCAGAAACCTATACATTGGAATTGATAGGTGATACTGAGATAAAACAGAATCAAACTAAAACTTATACCGCTGTAAAGAAAAATGGTTTAGGTGATATTGTTGAAGGAGCAACATTTGATTTTAGCATTGATCCTGAAACTACTCCTGCTGATAAATATACTCTTACTGTTTTAGATAATACTCAATGCAGTATTAAAGCCAATGGTGCAACATATTATATTAATCTCATTGCTACTGATAGAACAGATAATAGTTTGACGGTGAGCAAGCGAATTTGGCTTAAACCTTTATTCTAA
- a CDS encoding DUF2726 domain-containing protein, giving the protein MGQAIIAVLGLILAKLIVDVVKENISSSSKKASSSGPIIDLGDAWVDLNQISSRQRESLLSREEILLFQMLDSILFDSNYKVFPKVRLADLLTPNPNIPNRAEYKRRLRERAVDLLIVEKQNLKPLLLILTNNSQNKKAEPDQLSIRSIKTAGLRYLIIKLDDLPSSSSLLTKLREAGLNI; this is encoded by the coding sequence ATGGGACAAGCCATTATCGCCGTCCTGGGACTGATTCTAGCCAAGTTAATCGTAGATGTTGTCAAGGAAAATATAAGCAGCAGTAGCAAAAAAGCTTCTTCTTCAGGACCCATTATAGACCTGGGTGATGCCTGGGTAGACTTGAATCAAATCTCCAGTCGCCAACGCGAAAGCCTGCTTTCCAGAGAGGAAATCTTGCTTTTTCAGATGCTTGATAGCATTCTGTTCGATAGTAATTATAAGGTTTTTCCCAAAGTTAGACTGGCTGACCTGCTAACCCCAAACCCCAATATCCCCAACCGGGCGGAATACAAACGTCGTCTTCGGGAAAGAGCGGTAGACCTGCTAATAGTGGAAAAGCAAAACCTAAAGCCGCTGTTATTAATCCTCACCAATAACTCACAAAACAAAAAAGCGGAACCTGATCAGTTAAGTATACGGAGCATAAAAACGGCTGGCCTTCGCTACCTGATAATTAAGTTGGACGATTTGCCTTCTTCCAGTAGTCTGCTAACAAAGTTACGCGAAGCCGGACTAAATATTTAA